The following coding sequences lie in one Stenotrophomonas rhizophila genomic window:
- the phaE gene encoding class III poly(R)-hydroxyalkanoic acid synthase subunit PhaE, which translates to MSTAGSGGNAGDIEALARQYFSAWGDALRHAAVPPGAQGAGQGSWQQAIDWWAQMMPNANSSPADDAVHRFREQAGGWYGTMQQVAAQFAGRDASSADVAQAWKQAVEGQGDGLLQWMLQGARGHTQGGGPDLLKLLETLQRDLGPWLQSPAFGPGREHQARWQALLRAQQDYQAHSRDYVDQIKQALDDAFKLFEQRLAEHEQPGNQLTSARAMFDLWIEAAEEAYAKVAMSEPFQQVYAELGNAQMRLRAATQHEIERVCEAIGMPTRTEMDAAHRRITDLERLVRRMAAGVGPRPAAAEAPKAASRPRAARGDAAPTPGPVKKPAKAAKPAAKKASSAPMKNSAPKASAKPAAGKPRKRTP; encoded by the coding sequence ATGAGCACGGCCGGCAGCGGCGGCAACGCGGGCGACATCGAAGCCCTGGCGCGCCAGTATTTCAGCGCCTGGGGCGATGCCCTGCGCCACGCCGCCGTGCCACCCGGCGCGCAAGGCGCGGGGCAGGGCAGTTGGCAGCAGGCCATCGACTGGTGGGCGCAGATGATGCCCAATGCCAACAGCAGCCCGGCCGACGACGCGGTGCACCGCTTCCGCGAACAGGCCGGTGGCTGGTACGGCACGATGCAGCAGGTGGCCGCGCAGTTCGCCGGCCGCGATGCCAGCAGCGCCGATGTGGCCCAGGCCTGGAAGCAGGCCGTGGAAGGCCAGGGCGACGGGCTGTTGCAGTGGATGCTGCAGGGCGCGCGGGGTCACACCCAGGGCGGCGGCCCGGACCTGTTGAAGCTGCTGGAAACCCTACAGCGCGACCTGGGCCCGTGGCTGCAGAGCCCGGCGTTCGGCCCCGGTCGTGAGCACCAGGCCCGCTGGCAGGCGCTGCTGCGCGCCCAGCAGGACTATCAGGCGCACTCGCGCGACTACGTGGACCAGATCAAGCAGGCGCTGGACGATGCGTTCAAACTGTTCGAACAGCGCCTGGCCGAGCACGAGCAGCCGGGCAACCAGCTGACCAGCGCGCGGGCGATGTTCGACCTGTGGATCGAGGCCGCCGAAGAGGCGTACGCCAAGGTGGCGATGTCCGAGCCGTTCCAGCAGGTGTATGCCGAACTGGGCAACGCGCAGATGCGCCTGCGCGCGGCGACCCAGCACGAGATCGAACGGGTGTGTGAGGCGATCGGCATGCCCACCCGCACCGAAATGGATGCCGCGCACCGCCGCATCACCGACCTGGAGCGGCTGGTACGGCGCATGGCGGCTGGCGTCGGGCCCCGGCCGGCAGCGGCTGAGGCACCGAAAGCGGCGTCGCGCCCGCGCGCGGCCCGCGGCGATGCAGCGCCCACGCCCGGCCCGGTCAAGAAGCCGGCCAAAGCGGCCAAACCTGCTGCGAAAAAGGCGTCGTCGGCCCCCATGAAAAACAGCGCCCCCAAGGCGTCGGCGAAACCGGCCGCCGGCAAGCCGCGGAAGCGCACGCCATGA
- a CDS encoding YfeK family protein, which produces MTHRLRAVLALALIAPGVALAAPSDTARREIAGLIGALDGSSCRFQRNGSWHDAAEARAHLQRKYDYLLKKDKVDTAEQFIERAASQSSMSGKPYRIACPGQPEQTAAVWFGARLKALRQRTL; this is translated from the coding sequence ATGACCCATCGCCTTCGCGCAGTGCTTGCACTGGCCCTCATCGCCCCCGGCGTGGCGCTGGCCGCCCCGAGCGACACCGCCCGCCGCGAGATCGCCGGCCTGATCGGCGCGCTGGATGGTTCCAGCTGCCGCTTCCAGCGCAATGGCAGCTGGCATGACGCCGCCGAGGCGCGCGCACACCTGCAGCGCAAGTACGACTACCTGCTCAAGAAGGACAAGGTGGACACCGCCGAGCAGTTCATCGAGCGGGCCGCCAGCCAGAGCAGCATGAGCGGCAAGCCCTACCGCATTGCCTGCCCGGGCCAGCCCGAGCAGACCGCCGCGGTGTGGTTTGGCGCGCGTCTGAAGGCCCTGCGCCAACGCACCTTGTAG
- the ppsR gene encoding posphoenolpyruvate synthetase regulatory kinase/phosphorylase PpsR, translating into MSTIRPVFYVSDGTGITAETIGHSLLTQFSGFSFITDRMSFIDDPEKAREACERIRAAGERYQVRPIVVSSCVDSGLSIILAESGGLMLDVFAPFIEPLERELAVNRHSRVGQAHGMVDFETYHRRINAMNFALTHDDGIAINYDDADVILVAVSRAGKTPTCIYLALHYGVRAANYPLTDEDLEQDRLPPRLRPYRKKLFGLTIDPDRLQQIRQERRPNSRYANLETCKREVAAAETMFRMERIPTLSTTHTSIEEISSKVLTTLGLQRELY; encoded by the coding sequence ATGTCGACGATCCGTCCGGTGTTCTACGTGTCCGATGGAACCGGTATCACCGCTGAAACCATTGGGCATAGCCTGTTGACCCAGTTCTCCGGGTTCAGCTTCATTACCGACCGGATGTCGTTCATCGATGATCCGGAAAAGGCCCGCGAAGCGTGTGAAAGGATCCGTGCAGCCGGGGAGCGCTACCAGGTCCGGCCGATCGTGGTCAGTTCCTGCGTGGACAGCGGGCTGAGCATCATCCTGGCCGAAAGCGGCGGGTTGATGCTGGACGTGTTCGCCCCCTTCATCGAGCCCCTGGAGCGCGAACTGGCGGTCAACCGCCACTCCCGGGTGGGCCAGGCGCACGGCATGGTGGACTTCGAGACCTACCACCGGCGCATCAATGCGATGAACTTCGCGCTGACCCACGATGACGGCATTGCCATCAACTACGACGACGCCGACGTGATCCTGGTGGCGGTGTCGCGGGCCGGCAAGACCCCCACCTGCATCTACCTGGCCCTGCATTACGGGGTGCGCGCGGCCAATTACCCGCTCACCGACGAAGACCTGGAGCAGGACCGCCTGCCGCCCCGGCTGCGCCCGTACCGCAAGAAGCTGTTCGGCCTGACCATCGATCCGGACCGCCTGCAGCAGATCCGCCAGGAGCGCCGCCCGAACTCGCGCTACGCCAACCTGGAGACCTGCAAGCGCGAGGTGGCCGCGGCCGAGACCATGTTCCGCATGGAGCGCATCCCGACCCTGAGCACCACGCACACCTCGATCGAGGAGATTTCCAGCAAGGTGCTGACCACCCTGGGGCTGCAGCGCGAGTTGTATTGA
- a CDS encoding NUDIX hydrolase: MPYTPIMATLGYVISPDGKQALMIHRNARPGDLHLGKYNGLGGKMERDEDAAACMRREIREEAGIECGTMRLRGTISWPGFGKHGEDWFGFVFVIDDFTGTPLTSNPEGTLEWVDLDKLDTLPLWEGDRSFLPLVFGDDPRAFHGVMPYRDGAMQSWTYTRL; the protein is encoded by the coding sequence ATGCCCTATACCCCGATCATGGCCACCCTCGGCTACGTGATTTCGCCCGACGGCAAGCAAGCCCTGATGATCCACCGCAACGCCCGCCCGGGCGATCTGCACCTGGGCAAGTACAACGGCCTGGGCGGCAAGATGGAACGCGACGAAGACGCTGCGGCCTGCATGCGCCGCGAGATCCGCGAGGAAGCCGGGATCGAATGCGGCACCATGCGCCTGCGCGGCACCATCAGTTGGCCGGGTTTCGGCAAGCACGGCGAAGACTGGTTCGGGTTCGTGTTCGTGATCGACGATTTCACCGGTACGCCGCTGACCTCCAACCCCGAGGGCACCCTGGAGTGGGTGGACCTGGACAAGCTGGACACCCTGCCACTGTGGGAAGGCGACCGCAGCTTCCTGCCGCTGGTGTTCGGCGACGACCCGCGCGCCTTCCACGGGGTGATGCCGTACCGCGACGGCGCCATGCAGTCCTGGACCTACACCCGCCTATAA
- the phaC gene encoding class III poly(R)-hydroxyalkanoic acid synthase subunit PhaC, whose protein sequence is MKGPLGYNAEDLLQETLAMQRKLLDGLTLLPSVEDVDYGATAREEVWRDGKVVLYRFVGDDAPVQRTPLLIVYALVNRPYMVDLQADRSLVQRLLALGHDVYVLDWGYPDRSERYQTLEDYLLRFVDGAVDHLQAQSGAPINMLGICQGGVFALCYAALRQHKLANLITMVTPVDFQTPDNMLSHWARQVDVDLLVDTLGNIPADLMNASYLMLKPFRLNVQKYVGLLDILDDKAALQDFLRMEKWIFDSPDLAGETFRDFIKQFYQGNGLMHDGIKIGEDTVQLSQVTLPVLNIYAEQDHLVPPDASRALRGRIGSTDYTESSFRGGHIGIYVSGRAQREVPGTITDWLKERSA, encoded by the coding sequence ATGAAAGGGCCGTTGGGCTACAACGCCGAGGACCTGCTGCAGGAGACCCTGGCCATGCAGCGCAAGCTGCTGGACGGGTTGACCTTGCTGCCGTCGGTGGAGGACGTGGACTACGGCGCCACTGCGCGCGAGGAAGTGTGGCGCGACGGCAAGGTCGTCCTGTACCGCTTCGTCGGCGACGATGCCCCGGTCCAGCGCACGCCGCTGCTGATCGTCTACGCGCTGGTCAACCGCCCGTACATGGTGGACCTGCAGGCCGACCGCTCGCTGGTGCAGCGTCTGCTCGCCCTCGGCCACGACGTGTACGTGCTGGACTGGGGCTACCCGGACCGCTCCGAGCGCTACCAGACGCTCGAGGACTACCTGCTGCGCTTCGTGGACGGCGCGGTGGACCACCTGCAGGCGCAGTCGGGCGCCCCGATCAACATGCTCGGCATCTGCCAGGGCGGGGTGTTCGCGCTGTGCTACGCCGCGCTGCGCCAGCACAAGCTGGCCAACCTGATCACGATGGTCACCCCGGTCGACTTCCAGACCCCCGACAACATGCTGTCGCATTGGGCCCGGCAGGTGGACGTGGACCTGCTGGTGGACACGCTGGGCAACATCCCGGCCGACCTGATGAATGCCAGCTACCTGATGCTCAAGCCGTTCCGGCTCAACGTGCAGAAGTATGTCGGCCTGCTCGACATCCTGGACGACAAGGCCGCGCTGCAGGACTTCCTGCGCATGGAAAAGTGGATCTTCGATTCGCCCGACCTCGCCGGCGAGACCTTCCGTGATTTCATCAAGCAGTTCTACCAGGGCAACGGCCTGATGCACGACGGCATCAAGATCGGCGAAGACACCGTCCAGCTGTCGCAGGTCACCCTGCCGGTGCTGAACATCTATGCCGAGCAGGACCACCTGGTACCGCCGGATGCGTCACGCGCGCTGCGCGGCCGGATCGGCAGCACCGACTACACCGAAAGCAGTTTCCGCGGCGGCCACATCGGCATCTACGTGTCCGGCCGCGCCCAGCGCGAGGTGCCCGGTACGATCACGGATTGGTTGAAGGAACGTTCCGCATGA
- a CDS encoding PspC domain-containing protein, protein MNATPRTLSRSLNDRMIAGVMGGIAHRFGWSATVVRVVFVLVSVLSAAFPGILVYLILWLLIPNEAD, encoded by the coding sequence ATGAACGCCACGCCGCGCACGCTGTCGCGCTCGCTCAACGACCGCATGATCGCCGGGGTGATGGGCGGCATCGCGCACCGCTTCGGCTGGAGTGCCACCGTGGTGCGGGTGGTGTTCGTGCTGGTCTCGGTGCTGTCGGCGGCCTTCCCGGGCATCCTGGTCTACCTGATCCTGTGGCTGCTGATCCCCAACGAGGCCGATTGA
- a CDS encoding CDP-alcohol phosphatidyltransferase family protein, with protein MKRHFSMLREFHLADWFTLANAFCGTGAVFAAMRFLQDGQRSYLLFGMALIPLAFIFDALDGRIARWRKSSSTLGRELDSLSDIISFGVAPAALAYACGMQGGWDWLVLSYFVCCGVSRLARYNVTAEALAGEGDKVPYFEGTPIPTSLALVVVLAVAASMGAIGHNLWLGQWQLGPWQLHPMVLLFALSGSLMISKTLRIPKP; from the coding sequence ATGAAACGTCACTTCTCGATGCTGCGCGAGTTCCACCTGGCGGACTGGTTCACCCTGGCCAACGCGTTCTGCGGCACCGGCGCGGTGTTCGCCGCCATGCGCTTCCTGCAGGACGGGCAGCGCAGCTACCTGTTGTTCGGCATGGCGTTGATCCCGCTGGCCTTCATCTTCGACGCGCTCGACGGGCGCATCGCGCGCTGGCGCAAGTCCAGCTCGACGCTGGGCCGGGAGCTGGATTCGCTGTCGGACATCATTTCCTTCGGCGTGGCCCCGGCCGCGCTGGCCTACGCCTGCGGCATGCAGGGCGGCTGGGACTGGCTGGTGCTGAGCTATTTCGTGTGCTGCGGGGTCAGCCGCCTGGCGCGCTACAACGTGACCGCCGAGGCATTGGCGGGCGAGGGCGACAAGGTGCCGTACTTCGAAGGCACGCCCATTCCCACCAGCCTGGCGCTGGTGGTGGTGCTGGCGGTGGCCGCCAGCATGGGCGCCATCGGCCACAACCTGTGGCTGGGCCAGTGGCAACTGGGTCCGTGGCAGCTGCACCCGATGGTGCTGTTGTTCGCCCTGTCCGGCTCGCTGATGATCAGCAAGACCCTGCGTATTCCCAAGCCATGA
- a CDS encoding methyltransferase domain-containing protein — MLVGGHAAATSCPPLATGVACVLSPEHLAAQLRHPHGDHALAVAESMNRSNGALNQAAIALLAVAAREQVLEIGPGNAAFAADLLRAPGSRYLGVEVSADMVDAAQDRLTAADLHDRAAVRLGDVHALDLEDACIDAALAVNTVYFWEQPALALAELARVLRPGGRLCLAFGDAAFMRTLPFTAHGFHLHELADVELAMRSSGLRVCGWRAHRETGTSNDGRQVEKHFHLLLARR; from the coding sequence ATGCTGGTGGGTGGACACGCCGCCGCTACGTCCTGCCCGCCCCTTGCGACAGGAGTTGCCTGCGTGCTTTCACCCGAACATCTTGCCGCCCAGTTGCGCCACCCGCATGGGGACCATGCACTGGCTGTAGCCGAGTCCATGAACCGCAGCAACGGCGCGCTGAACCAGGCGGCCATCGCCCTGCTGGCCGTCGCCGCGCGCGAACAGGTGCTGGAGATCGGCCCAGGCAACGCGGCCTTCGCTGCTGACCTGCTGCGCGCGCCCGGCAGCCGCTACCTGGGTGTTGAGGTGTCGGCGGACATGGTGGATGCCGCGCAGGACCGCCTGACCGCCGCCGACCTGCACGACCGCGCCGCCGTCCGCCTGGGCGATGTGCATGCGCTGGACCTGGAGGACGCCTGCATCGATGCGGCGCTGGCGGTGAACACCGTGTACTTCTGGGAACAGCCCGCGCTGGCCCTGGCCGAACTGGCCCGGGTGCTGCGCCCCGGCGGCCGGCTGTGCCTGGCCTTCGGCGATGCGGCCTTCATGCGCACCCTGCCCTTCACCGCGCATGGGTTCCACCTGCATGAGCTGGCCGACGTGGAGCTGGCCATGCGCAGCAGTGGGCTGCGGGTCTGCGGCTGGCGGGCGCACCGGGAAACCGGCACCAGCAATGACGGGCGCCAGGTGGAGAAGCACTTCCATCTGTTGCTGGCGCGGCGGTGA
- the ppsA gene encoding phosphoenolpyruvate synthase, with translation MNENILWLHELRLADLARVGGKNSSLGEMIGNLAGLGVSVPGGYATTAEAFKDFIAHNDLSKRIFDKLATLDVEDVAALTVAGKEIRGWVIDAPLQPQLDQDIRSAYKKLCDENGGGDVAVAVRSSATAEDLPDASFAGQQETFLNVTGADDVVLKVKEVFASLYNDRAIAYRVHHGFKHEDVFLSSGVQLMVRSGVGSSGVLFTLDTESGFRDVVFVTSSFGLGEMVVQGAVNPDEFYVYKPTLSAGKPAILRRSLGSKAIRMVYSDVPGERVRIEDTPAEQRNVFSISDEDVQELSKQALVIEKHYGRPMDIEWAKDGVSGKLFIVQARPETVKSRGHATQIERFALSQKDGKVLAEGRAVGAKIGAGTARVVKSLEDMARVQPGDVLIADMTDPDWEPVMKRASAIVTNRGGRTCHAAIIARELGVPAVVGSGNATQLIQDGQQVTVSCAEGDTGFIYDGILAFERTTTDLGNMPPAPLKIMMNVANPERAFDFGQLPNAGIGLARLEMIIASHIGIHPNALLEYDRQDAATKKKIDEKIAGYADPVSFYVGRLAEGIATLTASVAPNPVIVRLSDFKSNEYANLIGGSNYEPHEENPMIGFRGASRYVDPSFSAAFALECQAVLRVRNEMGLDNLWVMIPFVRTLEEGRKVVEVLEQNGLKQGENGLKIIMMCEVPSNALLADEFLEIFDGFSIGSNDLTQLTLGLDRDSSIVAHLFDERNPAVKKLLSMAIKSARAKGKYVGICGQGPSDHPDLAEWLMQEGIESVSLNPDTVVDTWLRLAKLKAKG, from the coding sequence TTGAACGAGAATATCCTGTGGTTGCACGAACTGCGCTTGGCCGATCTGGCCCGCGTAGGCGGCAAGAATTCGTCGCTGGGCGAAATGATCGGCAATCTTGCCGGCCTGGGGGTTTCTGTCCCCGGCGGTTATGCAACCACCGCTGAAGCCTTCAAGGACTTCATCGCGCACAACGATCTGTCCAAGCGCATCTTCGACAAGCTGGCCACGCTGGACGTGGAAGATGTCGCCGCGCTCACCGTAGCGGGCAAGGAAATCCGCGGCTGGGTCATCGACGCCCCGCTGCAGCCGCAGCTGGACCAGGACATCCGCAGCGCCTACAAGAAGCTGTGCGACGAGAACGGCGGCGGTGACGTAGCCGTGGCAGTGCGCTCCTCGGCCACCGCCGAAGATCTGCCCGATGCGTCGTTTGCCGGCCAGCAGGAGACCTTCCTCAACGTCACCGGTGCCGACGATGTCGTGCTCAAGGTCAAGGAAGTGTTCGCCTCGCTGTACAACGACCGCGCCATCGCCTACCGCGTCCACCACGGTTTCAAGCACGAAGACGTGTTCCTGTCCTCGGGCGTGCAGCTGATGGTGCGTTCGGGCGTGGGTTCGTCCGGCGTGCTGTTCACCCTGGACACCGAGTCCGGCTTCCGCGACGTGGTGTTTGTCACCTCCTCGTTCGGCCTGGGCGAAATGGTCGTGCAGGGTGCGGTCAACCCCGACGAGTTCTACGTCTACAAGCCCACCCTGAGCGCCGGCAAGCCGGCGATCCTGCGCCGTTCGCTGGGCAGCAAGGCCATCCGCATGGTGTATTCGGATGTCCCCGGTGAGCGCGTGCGCATCGAAGACACCCCCGCCGAGCAGCGCAACGTCTTCTCGATCAGCGACGAGGACGTGCAGGAACTGTCCAAGCAGGCGCTGGTCATCGAAAAGCACTACGGCCGCCCGATGGATATCGAGTGGGCCAAGGACGGCGTGAGCGGCAAGCTGTTCATCGTGCAGGCGCGCCCGGAAACGGTGAAGTCGCGTGGCCATGCCACCCAGATCGAGCGTTTCGCGCTGAGCCAGAAGGACGGCAAGGTGCTGGCCGAAGGCCGCGCCGTGGGCGCCAAGATCGGTGCCGGTACCGCCCGCGTGGTGAAGTCGCTCGAAGACATGGCCCGCGTGCAGCCCGGCGACGTGCTGATTGCGGACATGACCGACCCCGATTGGGAGCCGGTGATGAAGCGTGCCTCGGCCATCGTGACCAACCGCGGTGGCCGTACCTGCCACGCGGCGATCATCGCTCGTGAGCTGGGCGTGCCGGCCGTGGTCGGCTCGGGCAACGCCACCCAGCTGATCCAGGATGGCCAGCAGGTCACCGTCAGCTGCGCCGAGGGCGACACCGGCTTCATCTACGACGGCATCCTCGCGTTCGAGCGCACGACCACGGACCTGGGCAACATGCCGCCGGCGCCGCTGAAGATCATGATGAACGTGGCCAACCCGGAACGTGCCTTCGACTTCGGCCAGCTGCCGAACGCCGGCATCGGCCTGGCCCGCCTGGAGATGATCATTGCCAGCCACATCGGCATCCATCCCAACGCGCTGCTGGAATACGACCGCCAGGACGCGGCGACCAAGAAGAAGATCGACGAGAAGATCGCCGGTTACGCCGATCCGGTGAGCTTCTATGTGGGCCGTCTGGCCGAGGGCATCGCCACGCTGACCGCGTCGGTTGCGCCGAACCCGGTGATCGTGCGCCTGTCGGACTTCAAGTCCAACGAGTACGCCAACCTGATCGGCGGCAGCAACTACGAGCCGCACGAAGAGAACCCGATGATCGGCTTCCGCGGCGCCAGCCGTTACGTCGATCCGAGTTTCTCGGCCGCCTTCGCGCTCGAATGCCAGGCCGTGCTGCGCGTGCGCAACGAGATGGGCCTGGACAACCTGTGGGTCATGATTCCGTTCGTGCGCACCCTGGAAGAAGGCCGCAAGGTCGTCGAGGTGCTCGAACAGAATGGCCTCAAGCAGGGCGAGAACGGCCTGAAGATCATCATGATGTGCGAAGTGCCGTCCAACGCACTGCTCGCCGATGAGTTCCTGGAGATCTTCGACGGCTTCTCGATCGGCTCCAACGACCTGACCCAGCTGACCCTGGGTCTGGACCGCGATTCGTCGATCGTGGCGCACCTGTTCGACGAGCGGAACCCGGCGGTGAAGAAGCTGCTGTCGATGGCGATCAAGTCGGCGCGCGCCAAGGGCAAGTACGTGGGCATCTGCGGGCAGGGCCCGTCCGATCACCCGGACCTGGCCGAATGGCTGATGCAGGAAGGCATCGAGTCGGTGTCGCTGAACCCGGACACCGTGGTCGACACCTGGCTGCGCCTGGCCAAGCTGAAAGCCAAGGGCTGA
- a CDS encoding DUF1249 domain-containing protein — MAQATPRIERIPRLSRLSWLMGLYAENYQHLVRLFAPAELVAGSYVSSVGDGLDVRLDVIECHRYTVELRLTYDFADPVTGQPDPSAYVRLYRDARQAETTHCYVGRRWQDVVGMYPPPAELISHRMRMNTFLGKWLEYLAERGHGVATLRRDGDALPAPADTQRTRVAG, encoded by the coding sequence ATGGCCCAGGCAACGCCCCGCATCGAACGCATCCCCAGGCTCAGCCGTCTGAGCTGGCTGATGGGCCTGTACGCGGAAAACTACCAGCACCTGGTGCGGCTGTTCGCACCGGCCGAACTGGTGGCCGGCAGCTATGTGTCGTCGGTGGGCGATGGGCTGGACGTCCGTCTGGACGTCATCGAGTGCCACCGCTACACGGTCGAGCTGCGCCTGACCTACGATTTCGCCGACCCGGTCACCGGGCAGCCGGATCCGTCGGCCTACGTGCGGCTGTACCGTGACGCGCGCCAGGCCGAGACCACCCACTGCTACGTGGGGCGGCGCTGGCAGGACGTGGTGGGCATGTACCCGCCGCCGGCCGAGTTGATCAGCCACCGCATGCGCATGAACACCTTCCTGGGCAAATGGCTGGAATACCTGGCCGAGCGCGGTCACGGCGTGGCCACCCTGCGCCGCGACGGCGATGCCCTGCCGGCCCCGGCCGACACCCAGCGCACCCGCGTGGCCGGCTGA